The Helianthus annuus cultivar XRQ/B chromosome 16, HanXRQr2.0-SUNRISE, whole genome shotgun sequence genome includes a window with the following:
- the LOC110915526 gene encoding LOW QUALITY PROTEIN: G2/mitotic-specific cyclin-2 (The sequence of the model RefSeq protein was modified relative to this genomic sequence to represent the inferred CDS: deleted 1 base in 1 codon) codes for MDISVDNNKPTNLQVIGEKMTSRKFGVEINNNRRALGVINQKGGAQIYPCAVNKRALSQANGNNENNDVNQVHRPMTRKLAAQIANKKQCAPENVLKPKESSESFKIFEDDEDQPVPMALETAEPQKDHMEVEMEDIFEEPVVDIDISDTKNTLAVVEYVEELYAYYRKMEIYGMVSPNYMLTQQSDINERMRSILIDWLIEVHHKFDLQHETLFLTVNLIDRFLAKQNVVRKKLQLVGLVAMLLACKYEEVSVPVVEDLIFISDKAYSRSEILEMEKLMLNTLEFNMSVPTPYVFLKRYLKAAQSDTKLDQMSSFLIELCLVEYEMIKFAPSFLAAVAVYTAQCTLYGFKQWSKTCEWHTNYSEHQLLECSRMIVGYHEKAGTGRLTGVYRKYNTSKFGYAAKCEPAKFIIVDEAQAQQ; via the exons ATGGATATTTCAGTAGATAACAACAAACCCACAAATCTACAAG TTATAGGAGAGAAGATGACCAGTAGGAAATTTGGGGTTGAGATCAACAATAACAGAAGAGCTTTGGGTGTGATTAATCAGAAAGGAGGAGCCCAGATCTACCCTTGTGCTGTCAACAAGAGAGCTTTATCACA AGCAAATGGAAACAATGAGAACAATGATGTTAATCAAGTTCATAGACCAATGACTAG GAAACTTGCTGCTCAAATTGCCAACAAGAAACAATGTGCTCCTGAG AATGTTTTGAAGCCGAAAGAATCGAGTGAGAGTTTTAAGATCTTTGAAGATGATGAGGATCAACCTGTGCCCATGGCATTGGAAACAGCAGAGCCTCAAAAAGATCATATG GAGGTTGAAATGGAGGACATATTTGAAGAACCAGTTGTGGATATAGATATTTCTGACACCAAAAATACTCTTGCTGTTGTGGAATATGTTGAAGAACTTTATGCTTATTATAGAAAGATGGAG ATTTATGGTATGGTTTCTCCAAACTATATGCTAACACAACAATCTGACATCAATGAGAGGATGAGATCCATACTAATTGACTGGCTAATTGAG gTGCATCACAAGTTTGACCTTCAACATGAGACACTGTTCTTGACAGTTAATCTCATAGACCGGTTTTTGGCTAAGCAAAATGTTGTTAGAAAGAAGCTGCAGTTGGTCGGTTTGGTTGCGATGCTTTTAGCGTGTAAATACGAGGAGGTTTCGGTCCCGGTTGTTGAGGATTTGATTTTCATCTCAGAT AAAGCTTACTCAAGAAGTGAAATTCTTGAAATG GAAAAGTTAATGTTAAACACATTGGAGTTCAACATGTCAGTGCCAACACCATATGTGTTCTTGAAAAGATATCTCAAGGCGGCTCAATCCGATACAAAACTCGATCAAATGTCGTCTTTCTTGATCGAGCTCTGTCTTGTAGAATACGAAATGATCAAATTTGCCCCGTCGTTCTTGGCCGCGGTTGCGGTCTACACCGCTCAGTGTACGCTATACGGGTTCAAACAATGGTCCAAGACGTGTGAATGGCACACAAACTACTCTGAACATCAGCTTCT GGAATGTTCAAGGATGATTGTGGGATACCATGAAAAGGCAGGAACAGGGAGATTAACAGGAGTTTATAGGAAGTACAACACTTCAAAGTTTGGGTATGCAGCAAAGTGTGAGCCAGCAAAGTTTATTATTGTAGATGAGGCACAAGCACAACAATAA